The Carnobacterium mobile DSM 4848 genome includes a window with the following:
- a CDS encoding sugar O-acetyltransferase: protein MEMNEFLEFCKQGHPISEEDKEVNELSAHCSDEAQKLTMTLNTSYHSTEEIVAIFSELTGKKIDPSFVCNPPFYTNFGKNISIGKNVFFNIGCSFQDRGGISIGDGALLGMNVTIATLNHGLSIETRNTVYPSSVTIGENVWIGSNSTILPGVTIGNGSVVAAGAVVNKDVPADTVVAGVPAKTIKKINTEAK, encoded by the coding sequence ATGGAGATGAACGAATTTCTTGAGTTTTGCAAACAAGGGCATCCGATTTCAGAAGAGGATAAAGAAGTAAATGAACTTTCAGCCCACTGCAGTGATGAAGCTCAAAAACTCACTATGACTTTGAATACATCCTATCATTCAACAGAAGAAATAGTGGCTATTTTTAGTGAATTGACAGGCAAAAAAATCGATCCTTCTTTTGTCTGCAATCCGCCGTTCTATACAAATTTTGGAAAAAATATTTCTATTGGGAAAAACGTATTTTTTAACATCGGTTGTTCCTTTCAAGATAGAGGCGGGATCAGTATCGGAGATGGTGCCTTATTGGGAATGAACGTTACAATTGCTACACTCAACCATGGCTTATCTATAGAAACACGAAACACTGTTTATCCTTCTTCCGTTACAATTGGAGAGAATGTTTGGATCGGTTCCAATTCAACTATACTGCCGGGTGTCACTATTGGAAATGGGTCCGTTGTGGCTGCAGGAGCAGTTGTCAACAAAGATGTGCCAGCGGATACAGTTGTTGCAGGTGTACCAGCAAAAACCATTAAAAAGATCAATACTGAAGCAAAATAA
- a CDS encoding biotin--[acetyl-CoA-carboxylase] ligase: MTTKQRVLAFLEKNKGSAVSGQELADTLQISRTSIWKAINLLKEDGYAIEAVPNKGYCLSATSDLLSAEAIRPFLLPELKERPFHILKTTESTNNEAKKIIVDQATTEAIVLSEEQTKGKGRLGRFFYSPPQTGIYMSLILKPHLTTMDATLITTAAAVAVCLAIEKVTNKKPQIKWVNDLYLDGYKISGILTEAVTNFENGTIETIILGIGLNFRMPLEGFPAELQSIAGSLLSSENPELTRNELIAEIINQFHHIYQEIETREYLEAYKERCFVFGKKINFKQGKQEFEAVPIDIDQQGGLIVKMKDGEHRTLSYGEITIKRPFNKENLK; this comes from the coding sequence ATGACAACAAAACAACGTGTATTGGCTTTTTTAGAAAAAAATAAAGGATCCGCTGTTTCTGGTCAAGAATTAGCGGATACCCTACAGATTTCTCGAACTTCTATTTGGAAAGCAATCAATTTATTGAAAGAAGACGGTTATGCAATTGAAGCAGTACCGAATAAAGGGTATTGTCTCTCTGCAACTTCTGATCTTTTATCGGCTGAAGCGATACGTCCTTTCTTGCTGCCGGAATTAAAAGAACGGCCTTTTCATATTTTGAAAACAACGGAATCGACTAATAATGAAGCGAAAAAAATAATTGTTGACCAAGCAACTACAGAAGCGATTGTTTTATCTGAAGAGCAGACAAAAGGCAAAGGACGTTTAGGAAGATTTTTCTATTCTCCGCCACAAACGGGCATCTATATGAGCCTTATCCTAAAACCGCATTTGACGACGATGGATGCAACTTTGATCACAACTGCTGCTGCCGTTGCTGTCTGTTTGGCGATTGAAAAAGTAACAAATAAGAAACCGCAAATCAAATGGGTCAACGATCTTTACTTAGACGGGTATAAAATTTCAGGTATTTTAACTGAAGCCGTCACAAATTTTGAAAATGGAACGATTGAAACCATTATTCTGGGAATCGGTTTAAACTTTAGAATGCCGCTTGAAGGCTTTCCAGCTGAATTGCAATCCATCGCAGGAAGTTTATTATCCTCAGAAAACCCTGAACTAACTCGTAATGAGTTGATTGCTGAAATCATTAATCAATTCCATCATATTTACCAAGAGATTGAGACCAGAGAATATCTTGAAGCTTACAAAGAACGTTGTTTTGTCTTTGGTAAAAAAATCAACTTTAAACAAGGAAAACAAGAGTTTGAAGCTGTTCCAATTGATATTGATCAACAAGGCGGTTTGATCGTTAAAATGAAAGATGGCGAACATCGCACCTTATCTTATGGCGAAATAACCATCAAACGTCCATTTAACAAGGAGAACCTAAAATGA
- a CDS encoding biotin transporter BioY: protein MKMSARDLTYCSVMAALTFISGFISIPLGPIPLTLQTLFALLTGILLTKNNALVSQGLHIVLVVLINGFQSFLTPSFGFVFGFAAGAYVIAFILEKYRFSMQTVSVAVLIGSLIIYLIGLPYMAFILNGYLGSNLSVFQIFQMGMLIFIPGDIIKAVIAIALGLRLHGKIARSQTSI, encoded by the coding sequence ATGAAAATGAGTGCAAGAGATCTTACGTATTGCAGTGTTATGGCTGCCTTAACCTTTATCAGCGGATTTATCAGTATTCCTCTTGGGCCGATTCCTTTAACCCTGCAAACCTTATTTGCTTTATTGACAGGAATATTGCTGACAAAAAACAATGCCCTTGTGTCGCAAGGGTTGCATATAGTCTTAGTCGTCCTCATAAACGGCTTTCAATCTTTCCTCACTCCAAGTTTTGGCTTTGTTTTTGGCTTTGCAGCAGGAGCGTATGTTATCGCGTTTATATTAGAAAAATACCGTTTCTCTATGCAAACTGTTTCAGTAGCTGTTCTTATCGGCTCGCTGATTATTTACCTGATTGGACTTCCTTATATGGCATTTATTTTAAATGGTTATTTGGGTAGCAACTTATCAGTATTTCAAATTTTCCAAATGGGAATGTTGATCTTTATTCCCGGGGACATCATCAAGGCGGTTATTGCCATTGCTCTTGGTCTGCGGTTACACGGAAAAATTGCTCGTTCTCAAACATCCATTTAA
- a CDS encoding ABC transporter substrate-binding protein — MKKKQRKNNKLVGLAMAFITALSLAACGNAAGSQKDEVVHVGILQFMEHGPLSSAREGFLDELAKAGYVDGENLIVDYQNAQGDQANLQSMSERLAGENDVILAIATPAAQTLANLTSQDPILFTAITDPVDAGLVESNEMPGMNLTGTSDMVPIEDQVSLLLSLTPDAQTIGIIYNSSEPNSKVQADLAQKALKSSGVKVKIATVTTTNDVQQVMTSLAQAVDGVYIPTDNTLTSTMPTVSEIAKEYSLPVVPGSAGMVESGGLATFGITYEDLGRQTAQMALEIIQQGKKPAEMPVETSDQLELFINEETAESLGIDPASIIMPGKTD; from the coding sequence ATGAAAAAGAAGCAAAGAAAAAATAATAAGCTAGTAGGTTTAGCTATGGCATTTATTACAGCACTCAGTTTGGCAGCATGCGGAAATGCAGCAGGCAGCCAAAAGGATGAAGTCGTACACGTAGGTATATTGCAGTTTATGGAGCATGGTCCATTATCTTCTGCTCGTGAAGGATTTTTAGATGAATTAGCAAAAGCAGGTTATGTTGATGGCGAAAATTTAATAGTTGATTACCAAAATGCTCAAGGAGACCAAGCTAATTTGCAAAGTATGAGTGAGCGGTTAGCTGGAGAAAATGATGTGATTTTAGCTATTGCAACTCCCGCAGCTCAAACGTTAGCCAATTTAACGAGTCAAGACCCCATTTTGTTTACAGCTATTACAGATCCTGTTGATGCTGGTTTAGTGGAAAGCAACGAAATGCCAGGTATGAATCTTACCGGAACAAGCGATATGGTACCGATTGAAGATCAAGTTTCTTTGTTATTGTCTCTTACACCTGACGCTCAAACGATTGGTATTATTTACAATTCCAGTGAACCGAATTCTAAAGTTCAAGCTGATTTAGCACAAAAAGCGCTCAAGTCTTCGGGAGTAAAAGTCAAAATAGCAACGGTCACAACAACCAATGATGTTCAACAAGTGATGACCTCTCTGGCTCAAGCAGTTGACGGAGTTTACATTCCTACAGACAATACTTTAACCAGTACGATGCCGACTGTCAGCGAAATCGCAAAAGAATACAGCTTGCCAGTAGTTCCAGGCTCAGCTGGAATGGTGGAATCTGGCGGATTAGCAACTTTCGGAATCACATACGAAGACTTAGGGCGTCAGACAGCTCAGATGGCTTTAGAAATAATTCAGCAGGGGAAAAAACCAGCTGAAATGCCAGTAGAAACCTCTGATCAGTTAGAACTATTCATCAATGAAGAAACAGCCGAATCTCTTGGCATTGATCCAGCTAGCATCATTATGCCAGGAAAAACAGATTAA
- a CDS encoding heavy-metal-associated domain-containing protein encodes MQKELTIEGMKCEGCASTVAEKFQAVDGVERVMIDLASKTAIVESQKDIHESVFQEALADTSYAVVPNAK; translated from the coding sequence ATGCAAAAAGAATTAACAATCGAAGGTATGAAATGTGAAGGCTGTGCCAGTACAGTTGCTGAAAAGTTCCAAGCAGTAGACGGCGTTGAACGTGTAATGATTGATTTAGCCAGTAAAACGGCTATTGTAGAAAGCCAAAAAGACATCCATGAATCGGTATTTCAAGAGGCGCTGGCTGATACCAGCTATGCTGTTGTACCAAACGCTAAATAA
- a CDS encoding heavy metal translocating P-type ATPase: MAHKTFAIEGMTCASCAQTVEKATKKLPGVQEATVNLATEKLTIDYDQASLSEKDIQAAVADSGYQAVSPGVQKTFSIEGMTCASCAQTIEKAVGKLAGVSTASVNLATEKMQIQYDPVEVTSAEITQTVADAGYEAIEEVDSAAEADKHQDKKAVYIQSIWRRFWISALFTVPLLYISMGHMLGAPIPEFLNPAVNPGAFAIAQLILTIPVIFLGKKFFTVGFKALFKGHPNMDSLVALGTSAAFIYSAGATVGVFMGHPDYAMELYYESAAVILTLITLGKYIEALSMGKTSEAIKKLMGLAPKTARVIRNGQEVELAVSDVQVGDNIVVKPGEKMPVDGTVTEGTTSVDEAMLTGESMPVEKSKGDTIIGGSINTNGTIQYEATKVGKDTALAQIIKLVEDAQGSKAPIAKLADTISGYFVPIVIGLALLSGLAWFIAGQSGIFALTIMISVLVIACPCALGLATPTAIMVGTGKGAEHGVLIKSGTALEATHQVQTIVFDKTGTITEGKPKVTDIINTNEFSKEDLLLLAASAEKGSEHPLGEAIVNAAEEQKMTLLKTHDFNAVPGHGIEGTINDQFVLLGNKKLMDERSITLGTLTTVSDELAGQGKTPMYVAVDGQLAGIIAVADTIKENSRMAIEKLHRMGLEVAMITGDNTRTAAAIAKQVGINRILSEVLPEEKANEVKKLQAEGKKVAMVGDGINDAPALAQADIGIAIGSGTDVAIESADIVLMRSDLMDVPTAIELSKATIKNIKENLFWAFAYNTLGIPVAMGILFLFGGPLLNPMLAGAAMSFSSVSVLLNALRLKRFKPTTR, encoded by the coding sequence ATGGCCCATAAAACATTCGCAATTGAGGGGATGACCTGTGCTTCCTGTGCGCAAACGGTTGAAAAAGCTACTAAAAAATTACCAGGAGTACAAGAAGCCACTGTTAATTTAGCAACAGAAAAGTTGACCATTGATTATGATCAAGCTAGTTTGTCAGAAAAAGATATCCAAGCGGCAGTAGCTGATTCCGGTTATCAAGCCGTTAGTCCAGGAGTACAAAAAACGTTTTCTATTGAAGGAATGACCTGTGCTTCCTGTGCCCAGACGATCGAAAAAGCTGTGGGAAAGTTAGCTGGCGTTTCAACTGCTAGTGTTAATTTAGCCACTGAAAAAATGCAGATTCAGTACGATCCGGTTGAAGTAACATCTGCTGAAATTACTCAGACAGTAGCGGACGCTGGTTACGAAGCCATCGAAGAAGTTGACTCTGCCGCTGAAGCAGACAAGCATCAAGATAAGAAGGCTGTCTACATTCAAAGCATCTGGAGACGATTTTGGATTTCTGCGCTCTTTACGGTTCCATTATTGTATATTTCAATGGGGCATATGCTGGGAGCGCCAATTCCTGAATTTCTAAATCCAGCAGTGAATCCTGGTGCATTTGCCATTGCTCAACTTATTTTGACTATTCCAGTTATTTTTTTAGGAAAGAAATTTTTTACAGTTGGTTTCAAAGCGTTGTTTAAAGGCCATCCAAACATGGATTCATTAGTGGCCTTAGGAACCAGTGCAGCATTTATTTATAGCGCAGGAGCGACTGTTGGAGTTTTCATGGGGCATCCTGATTATGCAATGGAATTGTATTATGAATCAGCTGCAGTTATTTTAACGCTCATCACTTTAGGAAAATACATTGAAGCACTTTCCATGGGAAAAACTTCCGAAGCGATCAAAAAATTAATGGGTTTAGCTCCTAAAACGGCCCGTGTTATCCGTAACGGACAAGAAGTGGAACTAGCGGTTTCGGATGTTCAAGTCGGCGATAACATCGTTGTCAAACCTGGAGAAAAAATGCCGGTGGATGGAACGGTCACTGAAGGAACGACTTCGGTTGATGAAGCAATGCTGACAGGAGAAAGTATGCCAGTCGAAAAAAGTAAAGGCGATACGATCATTGGCGGCAGTATCAACACAAATGGAACGATCCAGTATGAAGCGACAAAAGTTGGAAAAGATACGGCTTTAGCACAGATTATCAAATTAGTAGAGGATGCACAAGGTTCGAAAGCACCGATTGCTAAATTAGCGGACACGATTTCCGGCTACTTTGTTCCCATTGTGATTGGGTTAGCCTTGCTTTCTGGTTTGGCGTGGTTTATTGCAGGGCAGTCTGGTATCTTTGCTTTAACGATCATGATTTCTGTTTTAGTGATTGCTTGTCCATGTGCGTTAGGATTAGCGACTCCCACGGCGATTATGGTAGGAACTGGAAAAGGCGCTGAACATGGCGTTTTAATCAAAAGCGGGACAGCACTTGAAGCCACTCATCAAGTACAAACGATCGTCTTTGACAAAACAGGAACCATCACAGAAGGCAAGCCTAAAGTAACGGATATCATCAATACAAATGAATTTTCTAAGGAAGATTTGCTGCTTTTAGCTGCTTCTGCTGAAAAAGGATCGGAACATCCACTGGGTGAAGCTATTGTCAATGCGGCAGAAGAACAAAAGATGACTTTATTGAAGACACATGATTTTAACGCTGTTCCGGGACATGGAATTGAAGGAACGATAAATGATCAGTTTGTTTTATTAGGAAATAAAAAATTAATGGATGAACGCTCAATTACATTGGGAACGTTGACCACTGTTTCAGATGAATTAGCAGGTCAAGGAAAAACGCCTATGTATGTAGCGGTTGACGGTCAATTGGCTGGTATCATTGCCGTTGCGGATACGATCAAAGAAAATAGTAGAATGGCCATTGAAAAATTGCATCGCATGGGATTAGAAGTTGCGATGATCACGGGCGACAATACCCGGACTGCTGCTGCGATTGCCAAACAAGTCGGAATCAACCGCATCTTAAGCGAAGTGTTGCCAGAAGAAAAAGCAAACGAAGTGAAGAAACTTCAAGCTGAAGGCAAAAAAGTTGCGATGGTAGGAGACGGGATCAATGATGCACCGGCTTTAGCACAAGCTGATATTGGAATTGCTATTGGTTCGGGAACAGATGTTGCCATTGAATCAGCGGATATTGTTTTAATGAGAAGTGATTTGATGGACGTTCCAACGGCAATTGAATTGAGTAAAGCAACCATCAAGAATATCAAAGAAAATCTATTTTGGGCATTTGCTTACAACACACTGGGCATTCCGGTTGCAATGGGAATCTTATTCCTATTCGGCGGACCATTATTGAATCCGATGCTTGCCGGAGCAGCGATGAGCTTTAGTTCCGTATCGGTCTTATTGAATGCTTTGCGGTTAAAGAGATTTAAACCAACTACAAGATAA
- a CDS encoding CopY/TcrY family copper transport repressor, with product MTTKVKITITEAEWEVMRVAWTAEAVTSKEIVAVLKDKMNWKPATIKTLIGRLVEKGLLATEPVGNKFIYTPTVSEEDSVKNVTSDVFAQMCNKKVGTTLANLLSDATLSHEDVRLLEEVLAQKKKEAVDEVACNCAPGQCNC from the coding sequence ATGACGACAAAAGTAAAAATAACGATCACTGAAGCTGAATGGGAAGTAATGCGTGTTGCCTGGACAGCTGAAGCGGTCACGAGCAAAGAGATTGTTGCTGTTTTAAAAGATAAAATGAATTGGAAGCCCGCTACGATCAAAACCTTGATCGGTAGACTAGTCGAAAAAGGGTTACTAGCAACTGAACCGGTCGGAAATAAATTTATTTACACGCCTACTGTCAGCGAAGAGGATAGCGTTAAAAATGTAACATCCGATGTATTCGCACAAATGTGCAATAAAAAAGTCGGCACAACACTCGCTAATTTATTGTCAGACGCAACATTGAGCCATGAAGACGTACGATTGTTAGAAGAAGTTTTAGCTCAGAAAAAGAAAGAAGCTGTAGATGAAGTAGCGTGCAATTGTGCTCCCGGTCAATGCAATTGCTGA
- a CDS encoding sugar O-acetyltransferase codes for MEYEEIIERMSNQKLYYCNDKRLLKNQTDYLEFLYDFNHTRPGEQEKRNQLLRKMFAEIGENCFIEPPFHSNWGGRNLHFGNDVYANFNLTVVDDCDIFVGNAVLFGPNVTLVAGTHPIHPKLRSKQAQYNVPVHIGDNVWIGANSVILPGVHIGENTVIGAGSVVTKDIPANVVAIGSPCRVLREINDQDMHYYYQDLEIDIE; via the coding sequence ATGGAATACGAAGAAATCATCGAAAGAATGTCTAATCAAAAATTGTATTACTGCAATGACAAACGGTTACTTAAAAATCAAACAGATTATTTAGAATTCTTATACGATTTCAATCATACTCGACCGGGCGAACAAGAAAAAAGAAATCAACTGTTAAGAAAAATGTTTGCTGAAATTGGCGAGAATTGTTTTATTGAGCCGCCATTTCACTCAAATTGGGGTGGAAGAAATTTGCATTTTGGCAATGATGTTTATGCTAATTTTAATTTGACCGTTGTGGATGATTGCGATATTTTTGTGGGCAATGCGGTATTATTCGGCCCGAATGTCACTCTTGTAGCCGGAACGCATCCAATCCACCCAAAGTTAAGAAGCAAGCAGGCACAATACAATGTTCCGGTTCACATAGGAGATAATGTCTGGATAGGAGCAAATTCAGTTATCCTTCCAGGTGTGCACATTGGAGAAAATACCGTTATCGGCGCCGGCAGTGTGGTTACAAAAGATATACCGGCCAACGTTGTAGCAATCGGCAGTCCTTGTCGGGTCCTCAGAGAGATTAATGATCAGGATATGCACTATTATTATCAAGATTTAGAAATAGATATAGAGTGA
- a CDS encoding DUF3592 domain-containing protein: protein MRTEDALLVIVGLLAAVTVLFLTLGMWLYLKNQRIKNNSVDHVLGKVVGYSANQSRAPIVEYEVNGRKYKSTLRYSAVITTSSTFNPVKSEIKGDLLATKLRIRNNSVMSVNTIMQESFPIGSRMNVYYNPDKPKESFVERFAPSYVGMIFMGVAVIPIVSVVLIIVLS from the coding sequence ATGAGGACTGAGGATGCTTTATTAGTAATAGTAGGGTTATTGGCAGCAGTAACCGTGCTCTTTTTAACGTTAGGCATGTGGTTATATTTGAAGAATCAAAGAATTAAGAACAATAGCGTAGATCATGTATTAGGAAAAGTGGTTGGTTACTCTGCTAACCAATCACGGGCACCTATTGTAGAGTACGAAGTTAACGGTAGAAAATACAAAAGCACTTTGCGTTATTCAGCAGTTATAACAACTTCTTCTACTTTTAATCCTGTAAAATCAGAGATAAAAGGTGATTTATTAGCTACAAAGTTGAGAATAAGAAACAATTCTGTGATGTCAGTTAATACAATCATGCAAGAATCTTTTCCTATAGGAAGTAGGATGAATGTTTATTATAATCCTGATAAGCCGAAAGAGTCTTTTGTTGAGCGTTTTGCACCGAGTTATGTAGGAATGATATTTATGGGTGTTGCTGTTATTCCTATAGTTAGTGTTGTTTTGATTATTGTTTTATCTTGA